The genome window TGCCATTGGGGCAGATTCGATTACGGGCGCAGGGAAGTTCGGGTGGGCAGAAAGGCCTTGAGAGCATTCTGCAGCACCTCGGCACTGAGGCGGTGCCGCGGGTGCGAGTAGGCATCGGTAGGCCTTCCGATGGGGATGTGGTCTCCTACGTGTTATCCCGTTTCAAAAGGGAGGAGGAGCCACTCGTGCAAGAGGCGACGATGAGGGCGGCGGATGCGGTGGAGTATGTTTTGAAGGAGGGGTGGAACAAAGCAATGAGTCGATTCAATCGTCCGCAGGTTACACCAGAGACGCGATCGTAGGTGCGGAAAAAATTTTTGGTTTTACCCTTGACAACACAGCGGCCTATGGCGTATAATACGCCTTGCCTTCGGATGAGCGCTTCAGAGGAAGCACGAAGGCTAAAGCTCTTTGACAATCGTGTGATGACGTTTTGTGTGGGCTCTGTAGAGTTCACAACGTTTTGCGTGCCACACAAATCGAGCAGGGATCAACACTACCAAATACGTCTGCGACCCGCCTTTTAGGCGGTTTAGCATACTGGTTTTCAACGGAGAGTTTGATCCTGGCTCAGGACGAACGCTAGCGGCGTGCCTAAGAAATGCAAGTCGAGCGGGGAGAGCTCCGCAAGGGGTTCTTCTAGCGGCGAACGGTCGCGTAACGCGTAGGCAACCTGCCCTACAAGACCGGGATAACACCTCGAAAGGGGTGCTAATACCGGATGGTGTCGTACGGAGGCATCTTTGTACGATGAAAACCGGGCGAAGAGCCACGGGCTTGAGGAGGGGCCTGCGTCCTATCAGCTAGATGGTGGGGTAACGGCCTACCATGGCGACGACGGGTAGCTGGTCTGAGAGGATGGTCAGCCGGACTGGGACTGAGACACGGCCCAGACTCCTACGGGAGGCAGCAATTAGGGATCTTGCGCAATGGGGGAAACCCTGACGCAGCGACGCCGCGTGGAGGAGGAAGGCCTTCGGGTTGTAAACTCCTTTTCTTGGGGAAGAAGGAAGTGACGGTACCCAAGGAAGAAGCCCCGGCTAACTCCGTGCCAGCAGCCGCGGTAAGACGGAGGGGGCGAGCGTTGTCCGGATTTACTGGGCGTAAAGGGCGCGTAGGCGGGGGAGCGCGTCTACTGTAAAAGTTTGGGGCTCAGCCCCAAAAGGTCGGTAGATACGGCTCTTCTTGAAGCAGCTAGGGGGAGATGGAATTACCGGTGGAGCGGTGAAATGCGTAGAGATCGGTAGGAACACCCGTGGCGAAGGCGGTCTCCTGGGGCTGTCTTGACGCTGAGGCGCGAAAGCTGGGGGAGCGAACGGGATTAGATACCCCGGTAGTCCCAGCCCTAAACGATGGATACTAGGTGTCAGGGGTATCGACTCCTCTGGTGCCGTCGCTAACGCAGTAAGTATCCCGCCTGGGGAGTACGGCCGCAAGGTTGAAACTCAAAGGAATTGACGGGGGCCCGCACAAGCGGTGGAGCATGTTGTTTAATACGTCACAAACCGTAGAACCTTACCAGGGCTTGACATGCGGCGCACCGTGGTGAGAGCCACGTTCTCCGCAAGGGGACGCCGACACAGGTGTTGCATGGCTGTCGTCAGCTCGTGTCGTGAGATGTTGGGTTAAGTCCCGCAACGAGCGCAACCCCCATCCCATGTTGCCATCGGGTAGTGCCGGGCACTCTTGGGAAACTGCCGGGGTAACTCGGAGGAAGGTGGGGATGACGTCAAGTCAGCATGGCCCTTACGCCCTGGGCTACAAACATGCTACAATGGACGGTAGACAGAGGGTTCCGAACTCGTGAGGGGGAGGCAATCCCAAAAATCCGTCCACAGTTCAGATCGCAGGCTGCAACTCGCCTGCGTGAAGTCGGAATCGCTAGTAACCGCAGATCAGCGAAGCTGCGGTGAATACGTTCCCGGGCCTTGTACACACCGCCCGTCACGTCACCTGAGTTGCCTGCACCCGAAGTCGGTGGGGCAACCCCGCAAGGGGAGCTAGCCGCCGAAGGTGTGGGGAGCGAGGGGGACGAAGTCGTAACAAGGTAGCCGTACCGGAAGGTGCGGCTGGATCACCTCCTTTCTAAGGGTTATGGGGGGAGGATAGAGAGGAGTGCTGAAACCTTCAGCCTCTCTACATACCTCCTACCACCTTGATGTCGATATCTCTGCTCGAGTGCTCCGCAAGACGCGCTCTACAGAGCCCACACAAGCCGTCGTCACACGATTGTCTTTCCCTGCTTTGTTCCGCCTTCTTCTTTCGTGAGTCTTCGTACAGCCATCTTGAAGGCCCAGCACATCTCTTGTCTTGCCCCGCTCCCATAGGAAACAGGCCAAAAGATGGAACCGATCCTCTTAAAAACCTCCGATGAAGCAATGAAATGAAACAAGATCCTACCTCGCCATCCACCGATTCTGCTTCAACTTCCATAGACGTACGTCGTGCGGCTTTACGGTTCGTGCTGTTGATAAGCGTTCTTAGCTTCTTCGCCGACTTCACTTATGAAGGCTCACGTAGTATTACCGGCCCCTATCTAGAAACGCTACGTGCCAGCGCCTTCGTGGTAGGTGCTGTAGCCGGTTTTGGAGAGCTATGCGGCTATGCCTTACGCTTCTTCTCAGGACGCTTAGCCGACATCACGGGGCGTTTTTGGCCGATCACGATTTTTGGCTATACCGTCCAAATGCTCTCGGTACCGGCCTTGGCGCTGACAGGCAGTTGGCAAGCGGCAGCGACATTGATCGTGCTTGAACGGATAGGCCGTGCCATTCGCAACCCCCCGCGCGATGTGATGCTTTCTCATGCGGCCAAACACATGGGTGGCTATGGATGGACTTTCGGAGTACATGAGGCTTGCGATCAGTTCGGCGCTTTATGCGGGCCTCTCGTTATCGCGCTGGTGCTGGCTCATCACGGGAAGTATCACGAGGCCTTCGCCGTGCTGTTGGTGCCGGCGCTCATCACACTGGGTTTTGTGTGGATCGCTTGTCTGCTGTACCCGAGACCGCAAGACCTCGAACCAGCTTTCATCGATCAAGGTCCGCCGACCTCCTACTCACGGGCGTTTTGGGTCTATCTTGTGGGGGCTGCCCTGGTTGCCATCGGTTTTGCGGACTACTCGTTGATCGCTTATCACTTTGCGCGTGTGCATAGTGTGCCATCTGCAGTGATCCCTATTTTCTATGCGGTGGCCATGGCCGTTAGTGGGGGAGCATCCTTACTGTTTGGGCGCTTATTTGACAGGTATGGATTTCCGGTGCTTGTCGGTCTCACCATGGTGGCATCGTTGTTTGCCCCTTTGGTGTTCCTCGGTGGATTTTGGGTAGCACTGATCGGAGCGGCCATGTGGGGCATGGGAATGGGAGTTCATGAATCGATCATTCCTGCCACTGTTACTCCGATGGTACCTCCGCAGCGCCGTGCCTCTGCATTCGGGCTATTTACGGCGTGCTATGGCATATTCTGGTTTTTGGGCAGTGCGGTGATGGGCTTTCTTTATGACCATTCACGTATAGGAGTTATTGTGTTTTGCATGATAACGCAATTAATGGCAGTACCGCTTTTTCTGTGGGTTAGTCGTAACAGGTCGCTTTCTTCAGAGGGGTAGATTAGGTTGGAGCTGATAGGAGCTCTTAATCGAAATTTATCGTCCCATTAATACGTTCTTAAACTTGAGCGGCTATGATAAAAATCGAAGCGGCTCCGCGAATGCGCCGCGACACTCTCTCCTAGTAATATCCCGGCCTGCAAAGGCCGGGGATTTTTTTGTGAAGACCGAGTGCATGAAACGAGAGATTGCATTGGAAGAGGTAGGCGCATAGGGCCCCGTGCGCCTACATTTCTTATTGGTTGGGCTAGAGGATGGGATCGCGGCTCTATTGCCAGTCGGGTGGCTGTGAACTGGTCGTAGAGCAGGGGGCAAGTTCTGTCTGTTGCGCCGCGGTCGTTTATTTTGGGGATCGTCGAGAAGGCCTATGCGAAAAAATGAAACTTTTTGGCGAGTTGTACGTCTATCTCTAATGAAAGCATATGAAAAGACGCCAAAAGATGAAAAAGTGGACTAGTGGATGCAACTAGAAGCCTTTAGAAGCAACATATGCAAAAAATGGAGAAAAAGAATGGGCCGTCGCTGTCTGCAGCGGGGCATAGGGCTTTTCGTGAAAGTGATGCAGGGGCTGCCGGAGCGGGATCGAGGATATGGCTAGACCAAAGAAGCCATTCCTAAATAGGCATACGACCCCGTTACACAGCCCGCACCTGCTTGACAGTAGGCCGGGTATTTTTGTACCCTCTTGGACGGGGGCTACGAACTTGCCAAACAGACGGCTTTGAGACGACAATAGAAAGGATGATAAGCAGATGGCACCTTTAGTGAGGGAGAGACTAGATACACGGCCAGCGGTAGGGGCGCTGTCGAAGCGGCAACAACAGCAGCATGAGGCAGTGGAGCGTTTGATCGCTCTTCTCGACCCAATGGGAACCGATGCCTACATGCAGGCACAAAACGACATTCTGCGTTTGGCACGTCTGCGCGCCGCTCGTGCCCGATATGTGCTTTGCAACTCTGACGGTGTGGCGTTGGCTCGCAACATGCGTCGGTCGTGTGAAAAGTGAACCGCGAATAGCTAAGAATGTGTTGAGTTGAGCATTGTAGCACATAAGCCGGTGGGGCCTAGGCCTCGCCGGCTTATGTATTTAGAATAGAACCCAGTCAGGTGATGGAAGGAAGTCTGTTATTCGGAAACCACGACACGAAGACAGGGAATGTTGGGAAAGCTACTGATTCCAACCGAGGCGCCCGTTGATAGAGACGCTGTAGGTCGCAAAATGGTTGTGCGTCATACTGTAGACTGCCCAGATGGTCTCCGCACAAAACTCCGCAAGAATGATGCCTAAAGCTACTTGGTGCAACTTATCATGTCCTTTAAGACCATAATACTTCTCTACGAAGAGTTTGATGAGATAGACGATAAGAAGACCAAACCAGAAGTAGTCGAGGCCAAAGTTCATGGCAAGCGCATACCCTACTGGATGGAAAGGAAAGCCTGGTACCTGAAACCGAATAAAATCGAGAAGCAGCACGACACAGAAGCCGATAAGGACGAACAGGATCGCTACGATGTTAGGGGGCTGATGTTTGGTAGTAAAAGAGCTGACGGTGCCGGATACGTCTCCTCCAACATCGCCAGCTCCCCAGACGTATCCGCGATAGATATAGATGAGGTGTCCGAGAATGCTGCCGACCACCATGGCAAGGAGGATGGCAATGAAGAGCGCCCGCTGGTTGATGCGCGCTCTTTCACCCATTTTCATGGCCTCTAGTTGGTGCGGCATGGGGTGCGTGCGATGAATGCGGTTTAGGAAGAAGAAGGTGTTGACCATGCGACTTACCCCAGCTTCGGGTAGGTTTTGGGTGCCGGCAAAATCTACGATCATCTGGTTCGGCCCCATAAAGGCCATTTCATGAGAGGGAGGGCCCACCTGTGCACGCATACGCGTAAGAGCGACACTGAAGATGAGGAAGAGAACAATGGTAACGAAAGTCATCCATAACGGAATACCGATGTCCACGCCAATAACGCAGAGAGCCACGACGCTAAGCACAAGACCAGCAAATGCGACGCGGTGGGGCACTCCGCGATCGCCCGGAGGATGCCCATGAAGTATCTGTTGCCACACCTCCCGAAGGTAGCCACGGGCCACCCAAATCGCCATGACGAAGAGCCCGATGAAAGCCCCCCAACTCTGTTCGCTGAAGTAGGGTGGGCTGGGCACGAGCCCGCCACCGCCAAAAACTCCCGCGCTTTGTGTGTAGCCGATCGCGTAGGTAAAGACCTGAAGCGCCTTGCGGAAAAAGAAGAAAAAGATGCAGGAGAAGAGGAGATCGGTGGGCATAAAAAAGCCGATGACGGCCATGTAGGGGAAGATGCCGATGGGAGTCCAACCGATGGCATTAAAGGGTGGATTAGGAAAGAGCTGCTGGAGATCACCGATGAATCGCACGTTGATGAGGGGCAGATTTGGGTAGAACTGGTGGAACCCATTGATGATGTCAATTGCGAACATAATAAGGAAAGCACCCGTGAAGTAGCGGTTTTTCCAGAGAGGCAGACGCCCGGCGCCCATCTGCACGACGGCGAGTGGCAACTGGATGATAGGGAAGGCAAGCTTTTCGCGATTTGTCCACTCATCGCGCATGAGGCTATTGATGCAGAGCATAGCGAAGCCGACGAGCCCCACAATGAGAGTCCATCCGAGAACA of Chthonomonas calidirosea T49 contains these proteins:
- a CDS encoding MFS transporter, translating into MKQDPTSPSTDSASTSIDVRRAALRFVLLISVLSFFADFTYEGSRSITGPYLETLRASAFVVGAVAGFGELCGYALRFFSGRLADITGRFWPITIFGYTVQMLSVPALALTGSWQAAATLIVLERIGRAIRNPPRDVMLSHAAKHMGGYGWTFGVHEACDQFGALCGPLVIALVLAHHGKYHEAFAVLLVPALITLGFVWIACLLYPRPQDLEPAFIDQGPPTSYSRAFWVYLVGAALVAIGFADYSLIAYHFARVHSVPSAVIPIFYAVAMAVSGGASLLFGRLFDRYGFPVLVGLTMVASLFAPLVFLGGFWVALIGAAMWGMGMGVHESIIPATVTPMVPPQRRASAFGLFTACYGIFWFLGSAVMGFLYDHSRIGVIVFCMITQLMAVPLFLWVSRNRSLSSEG
- the pth gene encoding aminoacyl-tRNA hydrolase, with the protein product MRLIVGLGNPGREYAGTRHNVGFEVVTLLSKRHGIPLSERGFRALYGRGVIEGEPVCLFLPMTYMNLSGEAVGAISRFYRIPPEDMIVILDDVNLPLGQIRLRAQGSSGGQKGLESILQHLGTEAVPRVRVGIGRPSDGDVVSYVLSRFKREEEPLVQEATMRAADAVEYVLKEGWNKAMSRFNRPQVTPETRS
- a CDS encoding DUF6785 family protein, with translation MANFSKTADSLETTLSEGRPQGRGWISLRVTLLALLLAPLTAYWTADQVVDVIFSLMIPPVIMTFVVAIINLGVRKISRRWALTEGELIIFYGMHTVLGAICAEWMNIVNPHIATYALYASSNSDYRNKILPYITTWLFVPYQDADKFKDYRDGGHGFHYFLTHLHLWWSYVLGWTLIVGLVGFAMLCINSLMRDEWTNREKLAFPIIQLPLAVVQMGAGRLPLWKNRYFTGAFLIMFAIDIINGFHQFYPNLPLINVRFIGDLQQLFPNPPFNAIGWTPIGIFPYMAVIGFFMPTDLLFSCIFFFFFRKALQVFTYAIGYTQSAGVFGGGGLVPSPPYFSEQSWGAFIGLFVMAIWVARGYLREVWQQILHGHPPGDRGVPHRVAFAGLVLSVVALCVIGVDIGIPLWMTFVTIVLFLIFSVALTRMRAQVGPPSHEMAFMGPNQMIVDFAGTQNLPEAGVSRMVNTFFFLNRIHRTHPMPHQLEAMKMGERARINQRALFIAILLAMVVGSILGHLIYIYRGYVWGAGDVGGDVSGTVSSFTTKHQPPNIVAILFVLIGFCVVLLLDFIRFQVPGFPFHPVGYALAMNFGLDYFWFGLLIVYLIKLFVEKYYGLKGHDKLHQVALGIILAEFCAETIWAVYSMTHNHFATYSVSINGRLGWNQ